Proteins encoded within one genomic window of Phototrophicus methaneseepsis:
- a CDS encoding ABC transporter permease has product MPDEKNKNVLQENTNPRGLPVAAVVWVLITIVVFALSTVVITLHDEERFPPDFEVATETVEAENTIQIDVVGGTFEYNVVPEDSSNVETGTFTEDTTNPVAAVLFSNVPDVVEVLIEPQTITILYDNDIESDLMLRRAQRPVTNAVLNDSETITSAAASGDAGQTLVFTTSDETWRYGRYVASLIPQEEEESYNTREAGENGTELAQFLFERVTALEALTIYPDRLIATYRAGAVENQVVSRVEDALNDYYPRASLQVNLWLFSLATSSERVLRILPLNTGVPLYLFTLGFAVLEFVLYFFYQRKGDKLIKPLVRVVGVFFLFWSIFGHEPLWDFVLHGIFPTSAQLVHPNATVIEFAAQHLELVIVSSLITIPAGLLFGILVTREDFRELLPLVNNLVNSGQTVPTIAIVAFMAPIIGFGFWPAIIALVAYGLLPVVRNTIAGLEAVDDSVIDSARGMGMTPMQILLQIELPIASSVIMAGIRTSMVINVGTATLGAFVGSGGLGTPIASGLSMTIDAFILLGAIPAALLAILIDYVLGRIEFVMTPRGLQIER; this is encoded by the coding sequence ATGCCCGATGAAAAGAATAAAAATGTGTTGCAGGAAAACACAAATCCGAGAGGGTTGCCTGTTGCTGCTGTGGTATGGGTCCTGATTACGATTGTCGTATTCGCCTTAAGTACCGTCGTCATTACGCTGCATGATGAAGAACGCTTCCCGCCTGATTTTGAGGTGGCGACAGAAACTGTGGAAGCTGAAAACACCATACAGATTGACGTGGTAGGGGGTACGTTTGAATATAACGTCGTACCGGAGGATTCCAGCAATGTAGAGACGGGTACCTTCACGGAGGATACGACCAACCCTGTAGCGGCAGTCTTATTCAGCAATGTACCCGATGTTGTGGAAGTGTTGATTGAGCCGCAGACGATTACGATTCTCTACGATAATGACATTGAATCGGACCTTATGCTGCGACGTGCACAGCGGCCCGTCACTAATGCTGTTCTGAACGACTCTGAAACCATCACCAGTGCTGCTGCCAGCGGTGATGCAGGGCAAACACTCGTCTTTACAACAAGCGACGAGACATGGCGATATGGTCGCTACGTGGCCTCTTTGATCCCTCAAGAGGAAGAAGAAAGCTATAATACGCGCGAAGCTGGGGAAAATGGAACTGAATTAGCCCAATTCTTGTTTGAGCGCGTCACTGCACTAGAAGCACTGACGATTTATCCTGATCGCCTCATTGCGACGTATCGCGCAGGGGCTGTCGAGAATCAGGTTGTCAGTCGTGTGGAAGATGCCCTCAATGACTACTACCCGAGGGCTTCTCTACAGGTTAATTTGTGGCTGTTTTCTTTAGCAACGAGCTCTGAAAGAGTGCTGCGGATTTTACCGCTGAACACAGGCGTGCCGCTGTATCTCTTTACACTTGGGTTTGCTGTGTTGGAATTTGTGCTGTATTTCTTCTACCAGCGCAAAGGCGATAAGCTGATCAAACCTTTGGTGCGTGTCGTAGGTGTTTTCTTCTTATTCTGGTCGATCTTCGGCCATGAGCCACTTTGGGATTTTGTGTTACACGGCATCTTCCCGACGAGCGCACAGCTTGTGCACCCGAATGCGACGGTGATTGAGTTCGCAGCACAGCACCTTGAACTGGTTATTGTCTCGTCTTTGATCACGATCCCGGCGGGTTTGTTGTTCGGTATTCTTGTAACGCGCGAGGACTTCCGTGAATTGCTGCCTCTGGTGAACAATCTGGTCAATAGTGGCCAGACAGTGCCAACAATCGCAATTGTGGCCTTTATGGCGCCGATCATTGGCTTTGGTTTCTGGCCTGCCATTATCGCACTCGTGGCCTACGGGCTTTTGCCAGTGGTTCGTAATACCATTGCTGGCTTAGAAGCTGTCGATGATTCCGTGATTGATTCTGCACGTGGTATGGGTATGACGCCGATGCAGATCTTATTGCAGATCGAGCTGCCCATTGCCAGCAGTGTGATTATGGCTGGTATTCGTACCAGTATGGTCATCAATGTGGGCACAGCGACGTTGGGCGCATTTGTGGGGTCTGGTGGTTTGGGTACGCCTATTGCTAGCGGCCTTTCTATGACGATTGATGCTTTCATCTTGTTGGGTGCGATCCCGGCAGCGCTGCTCGCTATTCTGATTGACTATGTGCTTGGCCGTATCGAGTTCGTGATGACACCGCGCGGCTTGCAGATCGAGCGTTAG
- a CDS encoding betaine/proline/choline family ABC transporter ATP-binding protein (Members of the family are the ATP-binding subunit of ABC transporters for substrates such as betaine, L-proline or other amino acids, choline, carnitine, etc. The substrate specificity is best determined from the substrate-binding subunit, rather than this subunit, as it interacts with the permease subunit and not with substrate directly.) — protein MIEFKNVVKQYPNGFRAVDDLNLLVPEGEICVLIGPSGCGKTTSMRMINRLISITSGEILIDGQPNTELPAEELRRQIGYAIQQIGLLPHMTIADNIALVPRLLHWDENRIRRRVDELLELVGLDPDISRDKYPRQLSGGQQQRVGVARALGADPPIMLMDEPFGAVDPITREVLQAEFLQIQERVGKTIIFVTHDIDEAIKMGDRIAIMRDGHLVQYDTPDTILAHPINRFVRDFVGTDRTLKRLGLIRIKNLMDTSRRTVTLDASIEDAARIFRESEQNCIFIVDKGDSTLKGWIDREEMKENTSLTEAMFEAPWIDIAVRDDATAREALSAMVARGFRITPVVDRHGKLVGTITLKALQDLAAYDPDSIVETSGGVA, from the coding sequence ATGATTGAATTCAAAAATGTCGTTAAGCAGTATCCCAATGGCTTCAGGGCTGTTGATGACCTGAACTTACTGGTCCCTGAAGGTGAGATCTGCGTCTTGATTGGGCCGAGTGGATGTGGGAAGACCACATCTATGCGGATGATTAATCGGCTCATCAGTATTACCAGCGGGGAAATCCTCATTGATGGTCAGCCGAATACGGAGCTACCTGCTGAAGAACTGCGTCGTCAAATCGGGTATGCGATCCAGCAAATCGGCTTGCTGCCACACATGACCATTGCGGATAACATCGCTCTTGTGCCGCGCTTGCTGCATTGGGACGAAAATCGTATTCGTCGGCGTGTGGATGAACTGTTGGAGCTGGTTGGGCTGGATCCTGATATTTCGCGTGATAAATATCCGCGCCAGCTTTCTGGCGGTCAGCAGCAGCGTGTCGGTGTAGCGCGTGCGCTAGGGGCAGATCCGCCAATTATGCTCATGGATGAGCCGTTTGGCGCTGTAGACCCCATCACGCGCGAAGTGTTGCAAGCGGAGTTCCTCCAAATCCAGGAACGCGTTGGCAAGACGATTATCTTTGTGACGCATGACATTGATGAAGCCATTAAAATGGGTGACCGCATCGCCATTATGCGTGATGGCCATTTGGTGCAGTACGATACGCCGGATACGATTTTAGCGCATCCCATTAATCGCTTCGTCCGCGATTTTGTGGGTACAGATCGCACGCTGAAGCGGCTGGGACTCATTCGGATTAAAAACCTAATGGACACCTCCCGCCGCACGGTTACGTTGGATGCCTCTATTGAAGATGCTGCTCGGATTTTTAGAGAGTCAGAGCAGAATTGCATTTTCATTGTTGATAAGGGTGATTCTACTCTAAAAGGTTGGATTGATAGAGAAGAGATGAAAGAAAATACATCTCTCACAGAAGCTATGTTCGAAGCTCCATGGATAGATATTGCCGTACGCGACGATGCAACGGCCCGTGAGGCATTAAGCGCCATGGTTGCCAGAGGCTTCCGCATTACGCCAGTAGTCGACCGCCACGGTAAACTCGTGGGCACGATTACACTGAAAGCCCTACAAGACCTCGCAGCCTATGACCCCGATTCCATTGTGGAAACGTCAGGGGGTGTCGCCTGA
- a CDS encoding ABC transporter permease has product MRKVGWSPAFQTSLSKRIILRSYLWGGRAISNRISILGSVIATFGFFFLPLLEIKPNRLASGIPVNLFEIPGDTRFLVLFILALLPIALSFMEERGRRGWSLVIIGNLLIFLTLLLSAGAGIQLLEGSEALFEEGTRISNPRIFTSSAIALGLLGGYIVLFGGLRDLVAEKTASIVRLIASLIGPVLVLLMLLSGTLDIFSIMVEFYERGATLGQRFIEHFVFVLVSLAAGLVIGIALGLWAARDERAEDMILYTVGIIQTIPSLALFGVLLVPLARLGDRAFVEVAGFILMMLVVGLVLLFFLRFIQGSLPERLRSWSIILSFAVMFIPLALITILLITFGFRVILNIFLDESLRQVVIWVALGVLQFPVLLWLGRRIEREATAKRLRYVRYGLLALSLVGLLYLGLNGAGQVIRGRQLADITIRNLGVSGIGTAPAIIALTLYSLLPLVRNTYAGLKNVDPAIIDSGKGMGMTAAQIFFQIELPLALPIIMAGVRNAAISLVGIAAVASIIGAGALGDFILLGVNTTSVDLILLGAIPAIILAVVLDALLQILEGLLISPGIQRPSQ; this is encoded by the coding sequence ATGCGGAAGGTCGGATGGTCCCCGGCCTTCCAAACCAGCTTATCGAAACGAATTATACTCCGAAGTTACCTGTGGGGAGGTAGAGCCATTAGTAACCGCATTTCTATTTTAGGGAGTGTTATTGCCACATTTGGCTTTTTCTTCCTGCCTTTGTTGGAAATTAAGCCGAATCGTCTGGCCTCCGGTATTCCGGTCAATCTATTTGAAATTCCGGGCGATACACGTTTCCTGGTGTTGTTCATCCTTGCGTTGCTGCCTATAGCCCTGTCTTTTATGGAGGAGCGTGGTCGGCGTGGTTGGTCGTTGGTTATCATCGGCAACTTGCTTATCTTCCTGACGCTGTTGCTCTCTGCGGGGGCTGGCATTCAATTGTTGGAAGGCTCAGAGGCGCTGTTCGAAGAGGGTACGCGGATCAGTAATCCTCGTATTTTTACATCTAGCGCCATTGCACTGGGCTTACTGGGTGGCTACATTGTCTTGTTTGGTGGCCTGCGCGATCTTGTCGCGGAAAAGACAGCCAGCATTGTTCGCCTGATTGCAAGTTTAATAGGTCCTGTGTTGGTCTTACTGATGCTGCTCAGCGGTACACTGGATATTTTCTCCATTATGGTGGAGTTCTATGAACGTGGTGCCACATTGGGGCAGCGGTTCATCGAGCATTTTGTATTCGTCCTGGTTTCGCTGGCGGCTGGCCTTGTAATCGGCATTGCGCTTGGTTTATGGGCGGCGCGTGATGAGCGTGCCGAAGACATGATTTTGTATACAGTTGGCATTATTCAGACGATCCCAAGCCTGGCTTTATTTGGTGTGTTGTTGGTGCCCTTAGCTCGATTAGGGGACCGCGCTTTTGTTGAAGTTGCAGGCTTTATCCTAATGATGCTCGTTGTTGGCCTTGTCCTTCTCTTCTTTTTGAGATTCATTCAGGGAAGTTTGCCAGAACGATTGCGTTCGTGGAGTATTATCCTCTCATTTGCTGTCATGTTTATCCCCTTGGCCTTGATCACCATTCTGCTGATTACGTTTGGCTTCAGGGTCATCCTCAATATCTTCTTGGATGAATCTTTGCGGCAAGTTGTCATCTGGGTGGCTCTGGGTGTGCTTCAGTTCCCGGTCTTGCTGTGGCTTGGTCGCCGGATTGAGCGTGAAGCGACAGCCAAGCGGCTTCGCTATGTGCGTTATGGTTTGTTGGCGCTTTCGTTAGTCGGTTTATTGTATCTAGGCCTTAATGGCGCAGGACAGGTGATCCGTGGCCGGCAGCTAGCTGATATCACCATTCGTAACCTGGGTGTTTCTGGGATTGGGACTGCACCGGCTATCATCGCGCTAACGTTGTATTCTTTATTGCCCCTGGTGCGCAACACCTACGCCGGCCTGAAAAATGTTGACCCGGCCATCATTGATTCTGGCAAAGGGATGGGCATGACGGCTGCGCAAATCTTCTTCCAGATTGAGTTGCCCTTAGCACTCCCCATCATCATGGCTGGTGTGCGTAACGCGGCCATTTCGTTGGTTGGTATTGCGGCTGTTGCATCGATTATCGGTGCTGGTGCCCTCGGCGACTTTATACTACTGGGTGTGAACACAACCTCTGTAGATCTCATCCTATTAGGTGCGATCCCGGCTATTATCCTGGCGGTCGTGCTGGATGCGCTGCTGCAAATTCTGGAAGGGTTGCTTATTTCGCCCGGTATTCAACGCCCGTCACAATAG
- a CDS encoding glycine betaine ABC transporter substrate-binding protein, translated as MRRFISLLVVMALSLGMIGATVSAQDEAIRVGSKQFTEQIVLGQIMLAALEDAGYTVEDRTNLGSTQVNRDALVNGEIDVYAEYTGTALYNYFSDVDWTNIPDEAYNDRDLGYALVSSYDAAINDLVWLEPTPANNTYAFAVTSEFAEENDVYTAMDFADYVNSGGEVYMATGDEFAQRPDGIAAFEEMYGFDLTEDQLLIIAAGTPAQTEQALNEGANNVNVAMAYATDGALQAYNFVVLEDPMGAQPIYAPTPVFRGEVLRANPEIAGILNPIFRALDNVTLQTLNARVEVDGENPAEVATSWLAESGFIDG; from the coding sequence ATGCGTCGATTTATCTCTCTTTTGGTTGTTATGGCCCTTTCTTTGGGAATGATTGGTGCAACAGTTTCTGCACAAGACGAAGCCATTCGTGTTGGGTCGAAGCAGTTCACTGAACAAATTGTCCTCGGTCAGATTATGTTAGCTGCACTTGAAGATGCAGGTTACACCGTTGAAGATCGTACGAACCTTGGCAGCACGCAGGTTAATCGTGATGCGCTGGTCAATGGCGAGATTGATGTTTACGCTGAGTACACAGGCACAGCGCTGTATAACTACTTCAGCGATGTCGATTGGACCAATATCCCTGACGAAGCCTACAACGATCGTGACCTGGGTTATGCTCTCGTAAGCTCTTACGATGCAGCTATTAACGACCTCGTCTGGCTGGAACCAACCCCAGCAAACAACACGTATGCGTTTGCTGTTACGTCTGAATTCGCTGAAGAAAATGACGTCTACACCGCAATGGACTTTGCAGATTATGTGAATTCCGGTGGTGAAGTCTACATGGCAACAGGTGATGAATTTGCTCAGCGTCCAGACGGCATTGCTGCTTTTGAAGAAATGTATGGCTTTGATCTGACAGAAGATCAGCTACTGATCATCGCTGCTGGTACCCCTGCACAGACGGAACAGGCCCTGAACGAAGGCGCGAATAACGTCAATGTTGCAATGGCTTATGCAACGGATGGCGCTTTGCAGGCTTATAACTTCGTCGTGTTGGAAGATCCGATGGGTGCCCAGCCAATCTACGCGCCGACGCCTGTCTTCCGTGGCGAAGTACTGCGTGCCAATCCGGAAATCGCTGGTATCCTGAACCCGATTTTCCGTGCGCTGGATAACGTCACTTTGCAGACGCTGAACGCTCGTGTTGAGGTTGACGGTGAAAATCCGGCTGAAGTCGCTACATCCTGGCTGGCTGAAAGCGGCTTCATCGACGGCTAG